A stretch of Primulina tabacum isolate GXHZ01 chromosome 13, ASM2559414v2, whole genome shotgun sequence DNA encodes these proteins:
- the LOC142521899 gene encoding uncharacterized protein LOC142521899: MEQAQQAPRPQTDIYEQFRRLDLKEFGGTIYPFFAEGWVRSLELHFDYLQIGDGNRVKCGVYMLRDDASLWWEGAAHAVDFKEMFYGKFFPADVRGPPDEEFVSLRQGDSSVVEFIRKFDRGCHLVPLIARDARQKLRHFIDGLRPTLCRDVMLKRPASYDEATSCAFQAEQAL; this comes from the coding sequence ATGGAGCAGGCCCAGCAGGCTCCCCGACCACAGACTGATATCTATGAGCAGTTTAGACGGCTCGACCtgaaggagttcgggggtaccaTTTACCCTTTCTTCGCAGAAGGATGGGTTAGATCGCTGGAGCTACACTTTGACTACTTACAGATTGGAGATGGCAACCGGGTCAAGTGCGGCGTTTATATGCTGAGGGATGATGCgtccctatggtgggagggagcagcCCATGCAGTAGACTTCAAAGAGATGTTTTATGGCAAGTTCTTCCCAGCTGATGTCAGGGGTCCGCCTGACGAGGAGTTTGTGAGTCTTCGCCAGGGGGACTCGTCTGTTGTGGAGTTTATCCGCAAGTTTGACCGGGGCTGTCACCTCGTGCCTCTTATTGCCAGGGATGCAAGACAAAAGCTGCGGCACTTTATAGATGGACTGAGACCTACCCTTTGCCGGGATGTGATGTTGAAGAGACCGGCGAGCTACGATGAGGCCACTTCTTGTGCCTTCCAGGCGGAGCAGGCGCTCTGA